In Streptomyces sp. NBC_01707, a genomic segment contains:
- the rplE gene encoding 50S ribosomal protein L5, whose amino-acid sequence MTATTAPRLKTRYREEIAGKLREEFSYENVMQVPGLVKIVVNMGVGDAARDSKLIDGAVRDLTTITGQKPAVTKARKSIAQFKLREGQPIGCHVTLRGDRMWEFLDRTLSLALPRIRDFRGLSPKQFDGRGNYTFGLTEQVMFHEIDQDKIDRVRGMDITVVTTATNDDEGRALLRHLGFPFKEN is encoded by the coding sequence ATGACTGCCACCACTGCGCCGCGTCTGAAGACGCGCTACCGCGAGGAAATCGCCGGCAAGCTGCGTGAGGAGTTCTCGTACGAGAACGTCATGCAGGTTCCCGGTCTGGTCAAGATCGTGGTCAACATGGGTGTGGGCGACGCCGCCCGCGACTCCAAGCTGATCGATGGCGCCGTGCGCGACCTCACCACGATCACCGGCCAGAAGCCGGCCGTCACCAAGGCCCGCAAGTCCATCGCGCAGTTCAAGCTGCGTGAGGGTCAGCCGATCGGCTGCCACGTCACCCTCCGTGGTGACCGGATGTGGGAGTTCCTGGACCGTACGCTGTCGCTCGCGCTGCCGCGTATCCGTGACTTCCGTGGCCTGTCGCCGAAGCAGTTCGACGGCCGTGGCAACTACACCTTCGGTCTCACGGAGCAGGTCATGTTCCACGAGATCGACCAGGACAAGATCGACCGGGTCCGGGGCATGGACATCACCGTGGTCACCACGGCGACCAATGACGACGAGGGTCGTGCCCTCCTTCGTCACCTCGGCTTCCCGTTCAAGGAGAACTGA
- the rplX gene encoding 50S ribosomal protein L24, with the protein MKIKKGDLVQVITGKDKGKQGKVIVAYPAQDRVLVEGVNRVKKHTKAGQTARGSQTGGIVTTEAPIHVSNVQLVVEKDGNKVVTRVGYRFDDEGNKIRVAKRTGEDI; encoded by the coding sequence ATGAAGATCAAGAAGGGCGACCTGGTTCAGGTCATCACCGGTAAGGACAAGGGCAAGCAGGGCAAGGTCATCGTGGCCTACCCCGCTCAGGACCGCGTCCTCGTCGAGGGTGTCAACCGGGTCAAGAAGCACACCAAGGCCGGTCAGACGGCTCGCGGTTCGCAGACCGGCGGCATCGTGACCACCGAGGCCCCGATTCACGTCAGCAACGTGCAGCTGGTCGTGGAGAAGGACGGCAACAAGGTCGTCACCCGCGTCGGCTACCGCTTTGACGACGAGGGCAACAAGATCCGCGTTGCCAAGCGGACCGGTGAGGACATCTGA
- the rplN gene encoding 50S ribosomal protein L14: MIQQESRLRVADNTGAKEILTIRVLGGSGRRYAGIGDVIVATVKDAIPGGNVKKGDVVKAVIVRTVKERRRQDGSYIRFDENAAVILKNDGDPRGTRIFGPVGRELREKKFMKIISLAPEVL, encoded by the coding sequence GTGATCCAGCAGGAGTCGCGACTTCGCGTCGCCGACAACACGGGTGCGAAGGAAATCCTCACCATCCGTGTTCTCGGTGGTTCGGGTCGCCGCTACGCGGGCATCGGTGACGTCATCGTCGCCACCGTCAAGGACGCGATCCCCGGTGGCAACGTGAAGAAGGGTGACGTCGTCAAGGCCGTCATCGTTCGCACCGTCAAGGAGCGTCGTCGTCAGGATGGCTCGTACATCCGCTTCGACGAGAACGCCGCCGTCATTCTGAAGAACGACGGCGACCCCCGCGGCACCCGTATCTTCGGCCCGGTGGGCCGTGAGCTGCGCGAGAAGAAGTTCATGAAGATCATCTCGCTCGCGCCGGAGGTGCTGTAA
- the rpsQ gene encoding 30S ribosomal protein S17 → MSEKTVTETNTDRGFRKTREGLVVSDKMDKTVVVAVEDRVKHALYGKVIRRTNKLKAHDEQNAAGVGDRVLLMETRPLSASKRWRVVEILEKAK, encoded by the coding sequence ATGAGCGAGAAGACTGTGACTGAGACGAACACCGACCGCGGTTTCCGCAAGACCCGTGAGGGTCTGGTCGTCAGCGACAAGATGGACAAGACCGTCGTCGTCGCTGTCGAGGACCGTGTCAAGCACGCGCTGTACGGCAAGGTCATCCGCCGTACGAACAAGCTCAAGGCGCACGACGAGCAGAACGCCGCCGGCGTCGGCGACCGTGTCCTCCTCATGGAGACCCGGCCGCTGTCCGCCTCGAAGCGTTGGCGCGTCGTCGAGATCCTCGAGAAGGCCAAGTAA
- the rpmC gene encoding 50S ribosomal protein L29: MSAGTKASELRELGNEELLNKLREAKEELFNLRFQAATGQLENHGRLKSVRKDIARIYTLMRERELGIETVESA; encoded by the coding sequence ATGTCGGCCGGTACCAAGGCGTCCGAGCTGCGCGAGCTGGGCAACGAGGAGCTCCTCAACAAGCTCCGCGAGGCCAAGGAAGAGCTGTTCAATCTCCGCTTTCAGGCGGCGACCGGTCAGCTCGAGAACCACGGCCGGCTCAAGTCCGTCCGTAAGGACATCGCCCGGATCTACACCCTGATGCGCGAGCGCGAGCTGGGCATCGAGACGGTGGAGAGCGCCTGA
- the rplP gene encoding 50S ribosomal protein L16, which translates to MLIPRRVKHRKQHHPKRSGMSKGGTQVAFGEYGIQALTPAYVTNRQIEAARIAMTRHIKRGGKVWINIYPDRPLTKKPAETRMGSGKGSPEWWIANVKPGRVMFELSYPNEKIAREALTRAAHKLPMKCRIVRREAGES; encoded by the coding sequence ATGCTGATCCCCCGTAGGGTCAAGCACCGCAAGCAGCACCACCCGAAGCGCAGCGGTATGTCCAAGGGTGGCACGCAGGTTGCGTTCGGCGAGTACGGCATCCAGGCGCTGACCCCGGCGTATGTGACGAACCGCCAGATCGAGGCAGCTCGTATCGCGATGACCCGCCACATCAAGCGTGGCGGCAAGGTCTGGATCAACATCTACCCGGACCGCCCCCTGACGAAGAAGCCTGCCGAGACCCGCATGGGTTCCGGTAAGGGTTCTCCCGAGTGGTGGATCGCGAACGTCAAGCCCGGTCGGGTGATGTTCGAGCTGTCCTACCCGAACGAGAAGATTGCTCGTGAGGCGCTTACCCGCGCTGCTCACAAGCTTCCGATGAAGTGCCGGATCGTTCGGCGCGAGGCAGGTGAGTCGTGA
- the rpsC gene encoding 30S ribosomal protein S3, whose protein sequence is MGQKVNPHGFRLGITTDFKSRWYADKLYKDYVKEDVAIRRMMTKGMERAGISKVEIERTRDRVRVDIHTARPGIVIGRRGAEADRIRGELEKLTGKQVQLNILEVKNPEVDAQLVAQAVAEQLSSRVSFRRAMRKSMQSSMKAGAKGIKIQCGGRLGGAEMSRSEFYREGRVPLHTLRANVDYGFFEAKTTFGRIGVKVWIYKGDVKNIAEVRAENAAARAGNRPARGGADRPAGRGGRGGERGGRGRKPQQSAPAAEAPKAEAPAAAAPAESTGTEA, encoded by the coding sequence ATGGGCCAGAAGGTAAACCCGCACGGGTTCCGGCTCGGCATCACCACGGACTTCAAGTCCCGTTGGTACGCCGACAAGCTGTACAAGGACTACGTCAAGGAAGACGTCGCCATTCGTCGCATGATGACGAAGGGCATGGAGCGGGCCGGCATCTCGAAGGTCGAGATCGAGCGCACCCGTGACCGCGTCCGCGTTGACATCCACACCGCCCGCCCGGGCATCGTCATCGGTCGCCGTGGCGCCGAGGCCGACCGCATCCGTGGCGAGCTGGAGAAGCTGACCGGCAAGCAGGTCCAGCTGAACATCCTCGAGGTCAAGAACCCCGAGGTGGACGCTCAGCTGGTGGCCCAGGCCGTCGCCGAGCAGCTCTCCTCCCGCGTCTCCTTCCGTCGTGCCATGCGTAAGAGCATGCAGAGCTCGATGAAGGCCGGCGCCAAGGGCATCAAGATCCAGTGCGGTGGCCGCCTCGGCGGCGCCGAGATGTCCCGCTCGGAGTTCTACCGCGAGGGCCGTGTGCCCCTGCACACGCTCCGTGCGAACGTCGACTACGGCTTCTTCGAGGCCAAGACGACCTTCGGCCGCATCGGTGTGAAGGTCTGGATCTACAAGGGCGACGTCAAGAACATCGCCGAGGTCCGCGCCGAGAACGCTGCTGCCCGCGCTGGCAACCGCCCGGCCCGTGGCGGCGCTGACCGCCCGGCCGGCCGCGGTGGCCGCGGTGGCGAGCGTGGCGGTCGCGGTCGCAAGCCGCAGCAGTCCGCGCCGGCAGCCGAGGCCCCCAAGGCCGAGGCTCCCGCCGCCGCTGCTCCGGCTGAGAGCACCGGAACGGAGGCCTGA
- the rplV gene encoding 50S ribosomal protein L22: MEARAQARYIRVTPMKARRVVDLIRGMDATEAQAVLRFAPQAASVPVGKVLDSAIANAAHNYDHTDASSLVISEAYVDEGPTLKRFRPRAQGRAYRIRKRTSHITVVVSSKEGTR, encoded by the coding sequence ATGGAAGCCAGGGCCCAGGCGCGGTACATCCGCGTCACGCCCATGAAGGCCCGCCGCGTGGTGGACCTCATCCGTGGCATGGATGCCACGGAGGCTCAGGCGGTCCTGCGTTTCGCCCCGCAGGCCGCGAGCGTGCCGGTTGGCAAGGTGCTGGACAGCGCCATCGCCAACGCTGCACACAACTACGACCACACCGACGCCTCTTCGCTGGTCATCAGCGAGGCGTACGTGGACGAGGGCCCGACCCTGAAGCGGTTCCGTCCGCGTGCTCAGGGCCGTGCCTACCGGATCCGTAAGCGGACCAGCCACATCACCGTGGTCGTCAGCAGCAAGGAAGGAACCCGGTAA
- the rpsS gene encoding 30S ribosomal protein S19: MPRSLKKGPFVDGHLIKKVDVQNEAGTKNVIKTWSRRSMIVPAMLGHTIAVHNGKIHVPVFVTESMVGHKLGEFSPTRTFRGHVKDDRKSKRR, from the coding sequence ATGCCGCGCAGTCTCAAGAAGGGGCCCTTCGTCGACGGCCACCTCATCAAGAAGGTGGACGTACAGAACGAGGCAGGCACCAAGAACGTCATCAAGACCTGGTCCCGTCGCTCGATGATCGTCCCGGCCATGCTGGGTCACACCATCGCGGTGCACAACGGCAAGATTCACGTCCCGGTGTTCGTCACCGAGTCGATGGTCGGCCACAAGCTCGGCGAGTTCTCGCCGACTCGCACCTTCCGCGGCCACGTCAAGGACGACCGGAAGTCGAAGCGCCGCTAA
- the rplB gene encoding 50S ribosomal protein L2: MGIRKYKPTTPGRRGSSVADFVEITRSTPEKSLVRPLHSKGGRNNAGRVTVRHQGGGHKRAYRVIDFRRHDKDGVPAKVAHIEYDPNRTARIALLHYADGEKRYIIAPRGLTQGDRVENGPAADIKPGNNLALRNIPVGTTIHAIELRPGGGAKFARSAGASVQLLAKEGTMAHLRMPSGEIRLVDARCRATIGEVGNAEQSNINWGKAGRMRWKGVRPTVRGVAMNPVDHPHGGGEGKTSGGRHPVSPWGQKEGRTRSPKKASSKYIVRRRKTNKKR, from the coding sequence ATGGGTATCCGCAAGTACAAGCCGACGACCCCGGGCCGTCGTGGCTCCAGCGTCGCCGACTTTGTCGAGATCACGCGGTCCACGCCGGAGAAGTCGCTGGTCCGCCCCCTGCACAGCAAGGGCGGCCGTAACAACGCCGGTCGTGTGACCGTTCGCCACCAGGGCGGTGGCCACAAGCGCGCCTACCGAGTGATCGACTTCCGTCGTCACGACAAGGACGGCGTGCCGGCCAAGGTCGCGCACATCGAGTACGACCCGAACCGCACCGCGCGCATCGCGCTCCTGCACTACGCGGACGGCGAGAAGCGCTACATCATCGCGCCGCGTGGACTGACGCAGGGCGACCGTGTCGAGAACGGCCCGGCCGCCGACATCAAGCCCGGTAACAACCTGGCGCTGCGCAACATCCCGGTCGGTACGACCATCCACGCCATCGAGCTGCGGCCCGGCGGCGGCGCGAAGTTCGCCCGTTCCGCGGGTGCCTCCGTGCAGCTGCTGGCGAAGGAGGGCACCATGGCCCACCTTCGTATGCCGTCGGGTGAAATCCGCCTGGTCGACGCCCGCTGCCGCGCCACGATCGGCGAGGTCGGCAACGCCGAGCAGTCGAACATCAACTGGGGCAAGGCCGGCCGCATGCGCTGGAAGGGCGTTCGCCCGACCGTCCGCGGTGTCGCGATGAACCCGGTTGACCACCCGCACGGTGGTGGTGAAGGCAAGACCTCCGGTGGTCGCCACCCGGTCTCGCCGTGGGGTCAGAAGGAGGGTCGTACTCGCTCGCCGAAGAAGGCATCGAGCAAGTACATCGTCCGCCGCCGCAAGACGAACAAGAAGCGCTAG
- the rplW gene encoding 50S ribosomal protein L23 — protein sequence MSEATVTSKTFTDPRDVLVKPVVSEKSYALLDENKYTFIVAPGSNKTQIKQAVEAVFSVKVTGVNTINRQGKRKRTKTGFGKRADTKRAIVTLAEGDRIDIFGGPTA from the coding sequence ATGAGCGAGGCGACCGTAACCAGCAAGACCTTCACGGACCCGCGCGACGTTCTCGTCAAGCCGGTCGTTTCCGAGAAGAGCTACGCGCTGCTCGACGAGAACAAGTACACGTTCATCGTCGCGCCCGGCTCCAACAAGACCCAGATCAAGCAGGCCGTGGAAGCGGTCTTCTCGGTCAAGGTCACCGGGGTCAACACGATCAACCGGCAGGGTAAGCGCAAGCGCACCAAGACCGGTTTCGGCAAGCGCGCCGACACGAAGCGCGCCATCGTGACCCTCGCCGAGGGCGACCGTATCGACATCTTCGGCGGTCCGACCGCCTAA
- the rplD gene encoding 50S ribosomal protein L4, protein MSTIDILSPAGDKAGTVELPAEIFDAKTSVPLIHQVVVAQLAAARQGTHKTKRRGEVRGGGRKPYRQKGTGRARQGSTRAPQFVGGGVVHGPQPRDYSQRTPKKMKAAALRGALSDRARHSRIHVVTGVVDGAVSTKAAKTLFGKISERKNLLLVVDRADEAAWLSARNLPQVHILEPGQLNTYDVIVSDDVVFTQAAFESFVSGPKADETEGSDA, encoded by the coding sequence ATGAGCACCATTGACATCCTTTCGCCGGCAGGCGACAAGGCCGGTACCGTCGAGCTCCCCGCGGAGATCTTCGACGCGAAGACCAGCGTTCCGCTGATCCACCAGGTCGTTGTCGCTCAGCTGGCTGCTGCCCGTCAGGGCACGCACAAGACCAAGCGTCGCGGCGAAGTCCGTGGTGGTGGCCGCAAGCCGTACCGCCAGAAGGGCACCGGCCGCGCCCGCCAGGGTTCGACCCGTGCGCCGCAGTTCGTCGGCGGTGGCGTCGTCCACGGCCCGCAGCCGCGTGACTACTCGCAGCGCACCCCGAAGAAGATGAAGGCCGCCGCCCTGCGCGGTGCCCTCTCCGACCGGGCACGCCACTCCCGCATCCACGTCGTCACCGGCGTGGTCGACGGTGCAGTCTCCACGAAGGCCGCCAAGACGCTGTTCGGCAAGATCTCGGAGCGCAAGAACCTGCTCCTGGTCGTCGACCGCGCCGACGAGGCCGCGTGGCTGTCCGCCCGCAACCTGCCCCAGGTGCACATCCTGGAGCCGGGCCAGCTCAACACGTACGACGTGATCGTCTCCGACGACGTGGTCTTCACCCAGGCCGCTTTCGAGTCCTTCGTGTCTGGCCCCAAGGCCGATGAGACCGAAGGGAGCGACGCCTGA
- the rplC gene encoding 50S ribosomal protein L3 — MAKNIKGVLGEKLGMTQVWDENNRVVPVTVVKAGPCVVTQVRTNDSDGYESVQIAFGEIDPRKVNKPLKGHFAKADVTPRRHLVELRTPDASEYTLGQEVTAAVFESGVKVDVTGKSKGKGFAGVMKRHNFKGGKASHGAHRVHRMPGSIGGCATPGRVFKGMRMAGRMGNERVTTQNLTIHAVDAEKGLLLIKGAVPGPNGGLVLVRTAAKGA; from the coding sequence ATGGCTAAGAACATTAAGGGCGTCCTGGGCGAGAAGCTCGGCATGACCCAGGTCTGGGACGAGAACAACCGGGTTGTCCCGGTGACCGTCGTCAAGGCCGGGCCCTGCGTCGTCACCCAGGTCCGCACGAACGACAGCGACGGCTACGAGTCGGTCCAGATCGCCTTCGGCGAGATCGACCCGCGCAAGGTGAACAAGCCCCTCAAGGGCCACTTCGCCAAGGCCGACGTCACCCCGCGCCGCCACCTGGTGGAGCTCCGCACCCCTGACGCCAGCGAGTACACGCTGGGCCAGGAGGTCACTGCCGCAGTGTTCGAGTCCGGCGTCAAGGTTGACGTCACGGGCAAGAGCAAGGGCAAGGGCTTCGCCGGTGTGATGAAGCGCCACAACTTCAAGGGTGGCAAGGCGTCCCACGGTGCCCACCGTGTGCACCGCATGCCCGGCTCCATCGGTGGCTGTGCCACCCCCGGCCGTGTCTTCAAGGGCATGCGCATGGCGGGTCGCATGGGCAACGAGCGCGTCACCACCCAGAACCTGACCATCCACGCGGTTGACGCGGAGAAGGGTCTGCTCCTCATCAAGGGCGCAGTCCCCGGTCCGAACGGCGGCCTCGTCCTGGTCCGTACCGCGGCCAAGGGGGCTTGA
- the rpsJ gene encoding 30S ribosomal protein S10 produces the protein MAGQKIRIRLKAYDHEVIDSSAKKIVETVTRTGASVAGPVPLPTEKNVYCVIKSPHKYKDSREHFEMRTHKRLIDILDPTPKTVDSLMRLDLPAGVDIEIKL, from the coding sequence ATGGCGGGACAGAAGATCCGCATCCGGCTCAAGGCCTACGACCACGAGGTCATCGACTCCTCGGCGAAGAAGATCGTCGAGACGGTGACCCGCACTGGTGCGTCGGTCGCAGGCCCGGTGCCGCTGCCCACTGAGAAGAACGTGTACTGCGTCATCAAGTCGCCGCACAAGTACAAGGACTCGCGCGAGCACTTCGAGATGCGCACGCACAAGCGCCTCATCGACATCCTCGACCCCACGCCGAAGACGGTTGACTCGCTGATGCGTCTCGACCTGCCGGCCGGCGTCGACATCGAGATCAAGCTCTGA
- a CDS encoding GNAT family N-acetyltransferase, whose translation MHTIIKPAWTLRPAEAADLEAMTELRALVMRPDLERLGRYDEHRVRQRLRDIFTPEHTSVVLAEGEFAGCVTMRPVENGWWVENFYLSPALHGQGIGSAVLRTLLERADADGADVRLDVLQGSAARRLYERHGFTLEHEDPIDVYLVRRSGV comes from the coding sequence ATGCATACGATCATCAAGCCGGCCTGGACGCTGCGCCCGGCGGAAGCGGCGGATCTCGAGGCCATGACCGAACTCCGGGCCCTCGTCATGCGCCCGGATCTGGAACGCCTCGGCCGGTACGACGAACATCGCGTGCGGCAGCGGCTGCGGGACATCTTCACGCCCGAGCACACCTCGGTCGTTCTCGCTGAAGGCGAGTTCGCCGGCTGCGTCACCATGCGTCCGGTCGAGAACGGCTGGTGGGTGGAGAACTTCTACCTGTCCCCCGCTCTCCACGGCCAGGGGATCGGCTCAGCCGTCCTGCGGACTCTGCTGGAGCGCGCCGACGCGGACGGGGCGGACGTCCGCCTCGACGTCCTGCAGGGCAGCGCAGCCCGTCGTCTGTACGAACGTCACGGGTTCACTCTGGAGCACGAGGACCCGATCGATGTCTATCTGGTGCGCCGCTCCGGCGTGTAG
- a CDS encoding PIG-L family deacetylase, producing the protein MGLGACSVPAPRRSGPMADPAPGLPVADARPALMMQILAHPDDDLYFMNPDTEQALTAGTPLVCVYLTAGEVFGLNRIPGRARPAPDRAAYSSARHQGLRQSYAAQLGLPMFTRWHKSVLDLAGGHRAEINTLRGGGRRVELIFLNTAMHVGHGRLGLPSLWHDRALKLRTVVAADSPLERAGEYTYDGLIDVLVGLLDRYRPTVVHTLDPDPDIQHSSEAVRRQDIEQPGYSDHADHTAAASFAWAALIRWVARATEDGGGVPRFVTTAFRGYYNRHWPKNLPGGVLKEKAAHLVPYGGEADWRCGNRAGCGDYNVGGDRPLTNRKGWVRSTRYRYPGPRPAVTAEPDGRLAVHGVLGLRVARWRESAPGSGVWDGPDDLGGGPFAPVLGQTVTADGRLLLFGLRFAALAGHGAENEREIALLEQSSRGGTFRAWRALGNPEPDPDRGRRIGVPVAVTAPDGRSHLFVRNAAKGVSTRVRDASGRWGEWTDLGGGEIQDGLSAVVDGHGLVHVYGAGHHAVHHWTQERPGDRLTARRQIDGGPVPGDGPTARITTDGSVELLYRAAARARLTVVAGGTAADRADFDGYGPVGVADSSLGPVLLGRTEEGRLQLRTGERLSVRMQGPVALDGPALYVAGLGRPAVIGLGPDAAPWLWHP; encoded by the coding sequence ATGGGCCTCGGCGCCTGTTCCGTACCGGCCCCGCGGCGCAGCGGCCCCATGGCGGACCCTGCCCCCGGTCTCCCGGTCGCCGACGCCCGGCCGGCCCTGATGATGCAGATCCTCGCCCACCCGGACGACGACCTGTACTTCATGAACCCGGACACCGAGCAGGCCCTGACAGCCGGGACACCGCTGGTCTGTGTGTACCTCACCGCCGGAGAAGTCTTCGGTCTCAACAGGATCCCCGGCCGGGCGCGGCCCGCCCCCGACCGGGCCGCCTACTCCTCGGCCCGGCACCAGGGGCTGCGCCAGAGCTACGCGGCCCAGCTCGGCCTGCCGATGTTCACCCGCTGGCACAAGTCCGTCCTCGATCTGGCCGGCGGCCACCGGGCGGAGATCAACACCCTGCGGGGCGGCGGCCGGCGGGTCGAGCTGATCTTCCTCAATACGGCGATGCACGTCGGCCACGGCCGGCTCGGGCTGCCGAGCCTCTGGCACGACCGGGCGCTGAAGCTGCGCACCGTCGTCGCCGCCGACTCACCGCTGGAGCGGGCGGGTGAGTACACGTACGACGGGCTGATCGATGTTCTCGTCGGGCTGCTCGACCGGTACCGGCCGACCGTCGTCCACACGCTCGACCCGGACCCGGACATCCAGCACAGCTCCGAGGCCGTCCGCCGGCAGGACATCGAGCAGCCCGGCTACTCCGACCATGCCGACCACACCGCGGCCGCATCGTTCGCCTGGGCGGCGCTGATCCGGTGGGTCGCCCGCGCGACCGAGGACGGCGGGGGTGTGCCGCGGTTCGTCACCACCGCGTTCCGCGGTTACTACAACCGGCACTGGCCCAAGAACCTGCCGGGCGGAGTGCTGAAGGAGAAGGCCGCGCACCTGGTCCCGTACGGCGGCGAGGCCGACTGGCGTTGCGGGAACCGGGCGGGCTGCGGCGACTACAACGTCGGCGGTGACCGGCCCCTGACCAACAGGAAGGGCTGGGTCCGCTCCACCCGGTACCGCTACCCCGGCCCCCGCCCCGCCGTCACCGCCGAACCCGACGGGCGGCTCGCCGTCCACGGGGTGCTCGGGCTGCGGGTGGCGCGGTGGCGCGAGAGCGCGCCCGGCAGCGGGGTCTGGGACGGGCCGGACGATCTCGGCGGCGGGCCTTTCGCGCCGGTACTGGGCCAGACCGTGACGGCGGACGGCAGGCTGCTCCTGTTCGGGCTGCGCTTTGCTGCGCTCGCCGGACACGGGGCGGAGAACGAACGGGAGATCGCGCTCCTGGAGCAGAGCTCCCGGGGCGGGACCTTCCGTGCCTGGCGCGCCCTGGGCAACCCGGAACCGGACCCGGACCGCGGCCGCCGGATCGGCGTGCCGGTGGCGGTGACCGCACCCGACGGGCGGAGCCATCTCTTCGTACGGAACGCGGCCAAGGGCGTGAGCACACGCGTGCGGGACGCGTCCGGTCGGTGGGGCGAGTGGACGGACCTGGGCGGCGGCGAGATCCAGGACGGGCTGAGCGCCGTGGTGGACGGACACGGCCTGGTCCATGTGTACGGCGCCGGTCATCACGCGGTGCACCACTGGACCCAGGAGAGACCCGGGGACCGGCTGACCGCGCGACGGCAGATCGACGGGGGGCCGGTGCCGGGTGACGGGCCCACCGCCCGGATCACCACGGACGGTTCCGTCGAACTGCTCTACCGGGCCGCGGCACGGGCCCGGCTGACGGTCGTCGCCGGGGGGACTGCGGCGGACCGGGCGGACTTCGACGGGTACGGGCCGGTGGGCGTCGCCGACTCGTCGCTCGGGCCGGTGCTGCTGGGCCGCACCGAGGAGGGCCGGCTCCAACTGCGCACCGGCGAACGACTGTCCGTACGGATGCAGGGGCCGGTGGCGCTCGACGGTCCCGCGCTGTACGTCGCAGGCCTGGGACGCCCGGCGGTGATCGGCCTGGGACCGGACGCGGCCCCCTGGCTCTGGCATCCATGA
- the tuf gene encoding elongation factor Tu, protein MAKAKFERTKPHVNIGTIGHIDHGKTTLTAAITKVLHDAYPDLNEASAFDQIDKAPEERQRGITISIAHVEYQTESRHYAHVDCPGHADYIKNMITGAAQMDGAILVVAATDGPMPQTKEHVLLARQVGVPYIVVALNKADMVDDEEILELVELEVRELLSEYEFPGDDLPVVKVSALKALEGDKEWGQSVLNLMAAVDEAIPQPERDVDKPFLMPIEDVFTITGRGTVVTGRIERGVLKVNETVDIVGIKQEKTTTTVTGIEMFRKLLDEGQAGENVGLLLRGIKREDVERGQVIIKPGSVTPHTEFEAQAYILSKDEGGRHTPFFNNYRPQFYFRTTDVTGVVTLPEGTEMVMPGDNTVMNVVLIQPVAMEEGLKFAIREGGRTVGAGQVTKIVK, encoded by the coding sequence GTGGCGAAGGCGAAGTTCGAGCGGACTAAGCCGCACGTCAACATCGGCACCATCGGTCACATCGACCACGGTAAGACGACCCTCACGGCCGCCATTACCAAGGTGCTGCACGACGCGTACCCGGACCTGAACGAGGCCTCGGCCTTCGACCAGATCGACAAGGCTCCTGAGGAGCGCCAGCGCGGTATCACGATCTCGATCGCGCACGTCGAGTACCAGACGGAGTCGCGTCACTACGCGCACGTCGACTGCCCGGGTCACGCCGACTACATCAAGAACATGATCACGGGTGCGGCGCAGATGGACGGCGCCATCCTCGTGGTCGCCGCCACCGACGGCCCGATGCCGCAGACCAAGGAGCACGTGCTCCTGGCCCGCCAGGTCGGCGTTCCGTACATCGTCGTCGCCCTGAACAAGGCCGACATGGTGGACGACGAGGAGATCCTGGAGCTCGTCGAGCTCGAGGTCCGTGAGCTCCTCTCCGAGTACGAGTTCCCGGGCGACGACCTGCCGGTCGTCAAGGTCTCGGCGCTCAAGGCGCTCGAGGGCGACAAGGAGTGGGGCCAGTCGGTCCTGAACCTGATGGCCGCCGTCGACGAGGCGATCCCGCAGCCCGAGCGTGACGTCGACAAGCCGTTCCTGATGCCGATCGAGGACGTCTTCACGATCACCGGTCGTGGCACCGTCGTCACCGGTCGTATCGAGCGTGGTGTCCTGAAGGTCAACGAGACCGTCGACATCGTCGGTATCAAGCAGGAGAAGACCACCACCACGGTCACCGGCATCGAGATGTTCCGCAAGCTGCTCGACGAGGGCCAGGCCGGTGAGAACGTCGGTCTGCTCCTCCGTGGCATCAAGCGCGAGGACGTCGAGCGCGGCCAGGTCATCATCAAGCCCGGTTCGGTCACGCCGCACACCGAGTTCGAGGCCCAGGCCTACATCCTGTCGAAGGACGAGGGTGGCCGTCACACCCCCTTCTTCAACAACTACCGCCCGCAGTTCTACTTCCGTACCACGGACGTGACGGGCGTTGTGACCCTTCCCGAGGGCACCGAGATGGTCATGCCGGGCGACAACACCGTCATGAACGTCGTGCTGATCCAGCCGGTCGCCATGGAAGAGGGCCTGAAGTTCGCCATCCGTGAGGGTGGCCGGACCGTGGGCGCCGGCCAGGTCACCAAGATCGTCAAGTAA